The Deltaproteobacteria bacterium genome includes a region encoding these proteins:
- a CDS encoding aldehyde dehydrogenase family protein, translating into MTPYDERYRKILDLGESIRAHREEFIRRAVKDIQFTRRDTALEVDTSLNRLKMYAEAKPLLEGRRPLGGEGSTVALMLSYNGSAWLNTAITSIYMVGNRVSVKFSSKGSSLSRLTESIYRPIFGDDVRFSRESGKKVLEEALKDPAVSAVVVFGSDVNFLAYESAFRESGKKMVFEGAGQDPFIVFPDADLDLALSDLVTAKFMYSGQTCTAPKRIFIHRSIYGEFLERFVERTAKLVVGPPEDPRTEISPVASRLAVSRIREQLKEAVAMGAKVAYGGKIEGNLIHPTVVRDATDVMSGMREEVFGPVAFTTPFDMKEEVVRRAKDHKYGLRAALFGGKEAEEAAGELAGEPYCHPVPAYTFGKFGTVALNRTRTDSWKGAFVVKAVGGYGYSGWIWETVDGGFRIKQGPKLLSIETSVSGTGNPFTP; encoded by the coding sequence TTGACACCGTACGACGAACGGTACAGGAAGATCCTCGACCTTGGCGAGAGCATCCGGGCGCACAGGGAAGAGTTCATCCGGCGGGCGGTCAAGGACATCCAGTTCACCAGAAGGGACACCGCACTGGAGGTGGACACCTCCCTCAACCGCCTGAAGATGTACGCCGAGGCCAAGCCCCTGCTCGAGGGCAGGAGGCCCCTGGGTGGGGAAGGATCGACCGTCGCCCTCATGCTCTCCTATAATGGTAGCGCCTGGCTCAACACCGCGATCACCTCGATCTACATGGTGGGAAACCGCGTGAGCGTGAAGTTCTCCTCGAAGGGATCCTCCCTCTCCCGGCTCACGGAGTCGATCTACCGTCCGATCTTCGGCGACGACGTCCGCTTTTCACGGGAAAGCGGGAAGAAGGTCCTGGAAGAGGCGCTCAAGGACCCCGCCGTCTCCGCGGTGGTCGTCTTCGGGTCGGACGTCAATTTCCTCGCTTACGAGTCGGCCTTCCGGGAGTCGGGGAAAAAGATGGTCTTCGAGGGGGCGGGGCAGGATCCGTTCATCGTCTTCCCAGATGCCGACCTCGATCTCGCCCTCTCCGACCTCGTCACGGCGAAGTTCATGTATTCCGGCCAGACCTGCACCGCTCCGAAGCGGATCTTCATCCACCGCTCGATCTACGGGGAATTCCTGGAACGGTTCGTTGAACGGACCGCCAAGCTCGTGGTCGGCCCCCCGGAAGACCCGCGGACGGAGATCTCGCCGGTGGCGAGCCGTCTGGCCGTCTCCCGGATCCGGGAGCAGCTCAAGGAGGCGGTGGCGATGGGGGCGAAGGTTGCCTACGGCGGAAAGATCGAGGGGAACCTGATCCACCCCACCGTCGTGCGGGACGCAACGGACGTCATGTCCGGCATGCGCGAGGAGGTCTTCGGCCCCGTGGCCTTCACCACGCCCTTCGACATGAAGGAGGAAGTCGTCCGGCGCGCGAAGGACCACAAGTACGGGCTGCGGGCCGCCCTCTTCGGGGGAAAGGAGGCGGAAGAGGCGGCCGGGGAGCTCGCGGGCGAGCCGTACTGCCACCCGGTGCCGGCCTACACCTTCGGGAAGTTCGGCACGGTCGCGCTCAACCGGACGAGGACCGATTCGTGGAAAGGGGCCTTCGTGGTCAAGGCGGTGGGAGGCTACGGCTACTCCGGCTGGATCTGGGAGACGGTGGACGGCGGGTTCCGGATCAAGCAGGGGCCGAAGCTGCTGAGCATCGAGACCTCGGTGTCCGGAACCGGAAATCCCTTCACTCCTTGA
- a CDS encoding TolC family protein, which produces MKRRAWIPPVAALITLSAIVSGALAADNTAVPPAGTAPASVTWTIDQVADIALRNHPLVRQSDAETAAAAARKGQAESPWYPSVILSTGYSRTRSFSVQSEKSLTAPNEFLRGDLSVLLTDFGRTSASVNRSDALLSATRETGVTVREDVAYAAKVGYFNVLRAGRNLEVKRETLRQRESLLKQAEAFFEAGIRAKIEVARTEANLYDARAQLSQAENDVRVARITLLNRMGVEGPANFLLSDSLAAETIPGTVPDWIAEAERNRPELKALRERERAAAQAVRFARGGYFPVLAGAAGFGYGGDEAPLDQNYTVGVTLSVPLFSGFLTREQVKEAEASLSSVRHELTDVRRRVLLQVEQAAYGVSEASERIGARKKEREASDENLRLATARYEVGVGSIIEMIDAQVQMTQADTATIDAQYDYSVSVATLLRAVGR; this is translated from the coding sequence GTGAAACGACGCGCCTGGATCCCGCCTGTCGCCGCCCTGATCACCCTGTCGGCCATCGTCTCCGGAGCGTTGGCGGCGGACAACACGGCCGTCCCCCCCGCCGGGACCGCACCGGCATCGGTCACGTGGACCATCGACCAGGTCGCCGACATCGCCTTGAGAAACCACCCGCTCGTCCGTCAGTCCGACGCCGAGACGGCGGCGGCGGCGGCCCGCAAGGGGCAGGCGGAGTCCCCTTGGTACCCCTCGGTGATCCTTTCCACCGGGTACTCCCGCACACGATCGTTCTCCGTCCAGTCGGAAAAGAGCCTGACCGCGCCGAACGAGTTCCTGCGGGGGGACCTCTCCGTGCTGCTTACCGACTTCGGCCGCACGAGCGCCTCGGTGAACCGGTCGGACGCGCTGCTCTCCGCCACGCGGGAGACCGGCGTGACCGTCAGGGAAGATGTCGCCTACGCGGCGAAAGTCGGCTACTTCAACGTCCTGCGGGCCGGGCGCAATCTCGAGGTCAAAAGGGAAACACTCCGGCAGCGGGAGTCGCTCCTCAAGCAGGCCGAGGCGTTCTTCGAGGCCGGGATCCGCGCGAAGATCGAGGTGGCGCGCACCGAGGCGAACCTGTACGACGCTCGCGCCCAGCTGAGCCAGGCGGAGAACGACGTGCGGGTGGCGCGGATCACCCTCCTCAACCGGATGGGCGTGGAGGGGCCGGCGAACTTCCTCCTTTCCGACTCGCTGGCCGCCGAAACGATCCCGGGAACCGTCCCGGACTGGATCGCGGAAGCCGAGAGGAACCGGCCCGAGCTCAAGGCGCTCCGGGAACGCGAGCGCGCCGCCGCCCAGGCGGTCCGCTTCGCGCGGGGGGGATACTTTCCAGTGCTGGCGGGCGCCGCGGGATTCGGATACGGCGGGGACGAGGCGCCCCTGGACCAGAACTACACCGTCGGCGTGACGCTCAGCGTCCCCCTCTTCTCGGGGTTCCTGACCCGGGAGCAGGTGAAGGAGGCGGAGGCGTCGCTCTCTTCCGTCCGTCATGAGCTGACGGATGTGCGGCGTCGCGTCCTCCTTCAAGTGGAGCAGGCCGCCTACGGCGTGAGCGAGGCGTCGGAGCGGATCGGGGCGCGGAAGAAGGAGCGGGAGGCGTCGGACGAGAACCTTCGCCTCGCCACCGCCCGCTACGAGGTGGGCGTCGGCAGCATCATCGAGATGATCGACGCGCAGGTCCAGATGACCCAGGCCGACACCGCCACCATCGACGCGCAGTACGACTACAGCGTGTCCGTCGCGACGCTCCTGCGCGCGGTCGGACGGTAA
- a CDS encoding HlyD family secretion protein has protein sequence MAENGAEAVVPKNGGRKRKAIGLFLLVLAATVISGFAYWRYRQTHVSTDDAYIDGRIHLISARVQGTVAEVRVRDNQPVRAGDPLLRIDPEPFAVRESGAASAVTAGVGDVAAARADLVAARADVTAAIKDMEGAKAQLAQLSAGIEAARARTSLTAARRSQASRDAARMKQLFDRQVISREAVEKAQTDSEVAKAQDDVAKEELRLAEAAIPTQKALIAQREAVISQRQSVATQREARIRQQEAQVRQRESALSEARLLRRYTEVLSPADGYVTRKGVEAGQVVSPGQSLLAVAALDNVWVMANFKETDIERIRPGQEVEIRIDTYKGRKFRGTVDSIMAGTGSAFALFPPENASGNYVKVVQRVPVKIALSRGEDPGHILRIGMSVVPTILVR, from the coding sequence ATGGCGGAGAACGGCGCGGAAGCAGTAGTACCGAAGAACGGGGGGAGGAAGCGGAAGGCGATCGGCCTGTTTCTCCTCGTCCTCGCCGCGACGGTGATCTCCGGCTTCGCCTACTGGCGGTACCGGCAGACCCACGTGAGCACCGACGACGCCTATATCGACGGGAGGATCCACCTGATCTCCGCGCGCGTCCAGGGGACGGTGGCCGAGGTCCGGGTTCGGGACAACCAGCCCGTCAGGGCGGGGGATCCCCTCCTCCGGATCGACCCGGAGCCGTTCGCCGTGCGGGAGTCCGGGGCCGCTTCCGCCGTCACCGCCGGAGTGGGGGATGTGGCCGCCGCCCGGGCAGACCTCGTCGCCGCCCGGGCGGACGTGACGGCCGCGATCAAGGACATGGAAGGGGCGAAGGCGCAGCTCGCGCAGCTTTCGGCCGGCATCGAGGCGGCGCGCGCCAGGACCTCCCTCACCGCGGCGCGGAGGTCCCAGGCGTCCCGGGACGCCGCGCGGATGAAGCAGCTCTTCGACCGGCAGGTGATCAGCCGCGAGGCGGTCGAGAAGGCCCAGACCGACTCGGAGGTCGCGAAGGCGCAGGACGACGTGGCGAAGGAGGAACTGCGGCTCGCGGAGGCGGCGATCCCGACCCAGAAGGCGCTGATCGCCCAGCGCGAGGCGGTCATCTCCCAGCGGCAATCCGTGGCGACCCAGCGCGAAGCCCGCATCCGGCAGCAGGAGGCGCAGGTACGGCAGCGGGAGTCCGCGCTTTCGGAAGCGAGGTTGCTGCGGCGGTACACCGAGGTTCTCTCCCCGGCGGACGGGTACGTCACCCGGAAGGGCGTGGAAGCGGGGCAGGTGGTCTCCCCCGGCCAGTCGCTCCTGGCCGTCGCGGCCCTGGACAACGTGTGGGTGATGGCGAACTTCAAGGAAACGGACATCGAGCGGATCCGCCCGGGACAGGAAGTGGAGATCCGCATAGACACCTACAAGGGAAGGAAATTCAGGGGAACGGTCGACAGCATCATGGCGGGGACCGGCTCCGCCTTCGCCCTCTTTCCGCCGGAGAACGCCTCGGGGAACTACGTGAAGGTCGTGCAGCGCGTCCCGGTGAAGATCGCCCTTTCGCGAGGCGAGGATCCGGGCCACATCTTGCGGATCGGAATGTCCGTCGTCCCCACGATCCTCGTCCGCTAA
- a CDS encoding MFS transporter encodes MPRNSNMDAVGLRVLLSVGLGTCMSALDASVVNTVLPVIRADYHVPVEVIQWVSTTYLLIMGSLLLSFGRLGDLRGHKRVYLAGLMVFVPASVLCGISPSVEMLIAARVIQGIGAAIVVSTAPAILIGSVHPSRIGQALGLQAAMTSVGLALGPSLGGWLTDQWGWRTIFFMNVPVGVLAFAFGLRYIPEEENLPLREETFDRVGAFLFLAAFLALQVALSRGNNWGWLSAPTLGVFAGSAALGFLFLRQETTVQSPMLHLALFRNRLFSFSVGSALVNYICMASVLFLVPFYLIQGRGFSAAKAGIVMTAQFLSMVVMAPISGRIADRVGSRVPATTGMAILAAGLFILSAMNGESPLHLTVIGLVVTGVGVAIFVTPNNSAMLGTAPPGRKGIASGILATSRLLGMATGVSLAGAILAGVVGGRSAHGIPPERVFKAIHLGFLAAGLLALAGTVLTAARSEGRTH; translated from the coding sequence ATGCCGCGGAATAGCAACATGGATGCCGTCGGCCTCCGGGTGCTTCTGTCCGTGGGTCTCGGGACCTGCATGTCCGCTCTCGACGCAAGCGTGGTGAACACCGTGCTTCCCGTGATTCGGGCGGACTACCATGTTCCCGTCGAGGTGATCCAGTGGGTGTCGACGACCTACCTGTTGATCATGGGATCGCTGCTTCTCTCTTTCGGGCGCCTGGGGGACCTCCGGGGACATAAGCGCGTTTATCTTGCCGGGCTCATGGTCTTTGTACCGGCGTCGGTCTTGTGCGGGATCTCCCCATCGGTGGAGATGCTGATCGCCGCCCGCGTCATCCAGGGGATCGGGGCCGCCATCGTGGTCTCCACCGCGCCCGCCATCCTCATCGGAAGCGTGCACCCTTCGCGGATCGGACAGGCGTTGGGACTCCAGGCCGCCATGACATCCGTCGGACTTGCCCTGGGGCCCTCCCTGGGCGGATGGCTCACGGACCAATGGGGATGGCGAACGATCTTCTTCATGAACGTTCCTGTCGGCGTGCTCGCCTTCGCGTTCGGGCTCCGGTACATCCCCGAAGAGGAAAACCTGCCGTTGCGGGAGGAGACGTTCGATCGGGTCGGGGCCTTCCTTTTCCTCGCGGCTTTCCTCGCTTTGCAGGTCGCATTGAGCCGCGGGAACAACTGGGGGTGGCTCTCGGCGCCGACCCTCGGCGTCTTCGCCGGAAGCGCCGCTCTTGGATTCCTGTTCCTGCGGCAGGAAACGACCGTACAGTCTCCCATGCTGCATCTGGCCCTCTTCAGGAACCGCCTTTTCTCCTTTTCGGTGGGGAGCGCCCTTGTGAATTACATCTGCATGGCAAGCGTGCTCTTCCTGGTCCCCTTTTACCTCATCCAGGGACGAGGCTTTTCGGCGGCGAAAGCGGGCATCGTCATGACGGCCCAGTTTCTTTCCATGGTCGTGATGGCTCCCATCAGCGGGAGGATCGCGGATCGCGTCGGCTCCCGTGTTCCCGCTACTACGGGCATGGCGATTCTGGCGGCGGGACTTTTCATCCTTTCCGCAATGAACGGGGAATCCCCTCTCCACCTCACGGTGATCGGCCTGGTGGTGACGGGAGTCGGCGTGGCGATTTTCGTTACGCCCAACAACAGCGCGATGCTCGGGACGGCGCCGCCGGGACGGAAGGGGATCGCTTCGGGAATCCTCGCCACGTCGCGGCTGCTGGGCATGGCCACAGGCGTCAGTCTGGCGGGTGCGATCCTCGCCGGCGTCGTCGGCGGTCGGTCGGCTCACGGGATCCCTCCGGAACGGGTCTTCAAGGCGATCCATCTCGGGTTCCTCGCGGCCGGCTTGTTGGCTTTAGCCGGAACGGTCCTCACGGCGGCGCGAAGCGAAGGGAGGACACATTGA